The Cryptomeria japonica unplaced genomic scaffold, Sugi_1.0 HiC_scaffold_227, whole genome shotgun sequence sequence TGCAAATAGTGTTGCAGTGAGGGAATAGCATGACAAACTATTATACGTGTTAACACCTGTTAAAGAATAATGGTTGTGAAGAATCTTGTATTAGTACATCAATGGTTAATATAAAATGTATGGAACAAGTGATATGGAAGAGAGAATCTTGTAATAGTATGTGAAAGTTATGATATTGTTGAATAGGGTGTAGCTATTACGTTTGTACCATTTTTTTTGGAGAGTTGCAGCATGCAAAAGGGCTCTCCAGTTCTGCAGTCATTCATTTTATTGTAGATCCTGGAAAATAGAAATATAGTTTtgtgattggtgaagagttagagaaCATGAACAAAGTAACAAGTGTGAAAGTAGAGGACATGAAATTTGAAGATTGTTACATACCTTTAAATTACCAAAAAtggtagagagaatgttgtattggtACATTCCATAATACTAACCAATTGTAAATAGTGTTGCTATGAGTAAATGGCTTGACAAATCATTATATGTGTAAAACCTGTTGAAGTACAGCATTAGTCAGTATGAAATGTATTGAACAACTGATATGGTAGAGAGAATCTTGTGATAGTACATGAAAGCAACAAAATTTGTGAACAGGGAGTAGGTGCTACATGTGTGCCTTTTTTCTTGCAGACTTGGGCCTTGGAAAAGGAATCTTTACTTCTATAGTCATTCATTGTGTTGTGGATCCTAAGAAGTAGAAATATTGTTTTGTTGTGATACAGTGAAAAGAAGATATACAATAGATGAAAACACGATAAAGATTAGATTTGCATACCTGATTCTATTTGTTCTATAGGTATGCTTGTTTTGTACTGTGTGAAAGCTCCTACAATCGAGCTTCCTTTGTCTTTCGAAGTACTATTGATGTTGCACCTTTCAATCGGGAGTACCTTTGGTAGCTGAAGTTTGGTTGTATACGTAGATGTTCAATTGCTTTTACTCTTGAAAGGGCTATGAATGTTAGGCCTTGTTTCTCTGTTTTGCCGATGGCAATTGTGGCTAAGTCTAGTGTCAACCCCTATGATTTGTGAATTGTAATGCCCCATGCCATTGCTAGTGGAATTTGTGTTAtgtttcctctagtaattggtggaatCGGGACATGTTTTGCATTGTGTGGATCCCATGAAGGTCCAGTATAATGCTTGAAGCGAACAACAATATATTTTGGCAAATCAGGTGGTTTTGAACCTACAATGTAGACAATTTGTTTGATCTGTCCCAAAGCACCATTCACAAGGCCAACTTATATCCATAgatttgcaataagcataattTCCTACTCTATAGAACGAAGAACTTCAAATGTGAGTTGTTCTTCTTATTGTGCCTACATATCTctttgatgtgcaatgattgttgtTGCACGTGCAATCGGTGAGTGCAATTGTGTTAGCATTTTAATGTTGTGTGCACTCGAAGTTACATTAGTTGCAAACAAATGTTTCTGTTGGTTGAAGTGATTATTTTCATCAAGTGACAAAGCATGGGTTGACCGCAACTAGAGGGATTCCCAATCTATTTGCAATGGTGTTGAGTTGTGGATATTAAGCAATATTTCACAGAATCTTATGTGAGAAGAACTTGTGCCTTGTTGACGAAATGGAGTATCCAAGGTGACAACagtattgaatgtgtgccatagagctAGTGCCATTGAGTGAGATGCATATAATGGCCTATCCATAACTGGtgttagttgtgcaagatcaccaaccaaaatgactgagatacctgcaaatgattcatgttgtctgGTGGGAAAATCTTCTCGCAATCTTTTATCAATATTAATGAGTAATTGagggccaacaaagctcatttcatctattaaaatgtaaTGTAAGTGTTTGAAGTGCTCTTGGAACATTAATAGGGAATGGTCTGTTAAAGGTTTGTATTCATGAATGGGTATACGGAGGGCAGcatggattgtggttgcttggatattatatgcagagacacctgttggtgctagtacaagcaaGGGGCATTGTGCATGTTTTGTACTTGAATTTAAATGTCTGCATATGCagtcaataagaaatgattttccATTTCCTGCAGTGCCTTGAATGATTAATCGCAATGGTGAAGAACGCAGATTGTGGTCAGCATGAGATTTGATAATATCAAGTGCAATTATTTGGTTTTGTGTAAGCTCATAGTTAGCAAGTGCATTAAAATGTGGGTTCACAAGATTGTGGGGTGCTTGGCTTTTCTCTATGAAAATAAAGTTAAATGCTTGTGAATGTAGTGGTTCATCAGGTATAGAAGTAGTCCAATCAAACTGTAGATCAAAATCACGTTTGCCAAGCAATTGAAGAGCTACAACATTGaagttgtttgatgctcccatttgtgacaaAAACTCCCATTCGTAGAGCCCTTCTTGAGTTGATTGATAAATATATTCTGGTTGTAGGTCTTCCCATTTTCTATGGTAATGTGTTCTTGAAAACCATTCACATGCCATCAAatgtaatctgtactttgaagAGCTTACCAATTCATGATAATTTCTTCAGGTGAGGTGCCTATATGTAGAGGAATAATTTGAAATGGtttgtaaagaagcaattcactccaacaTAAACTTTCAAAACTATTGTCCTCTTCTAAAGGTAATGATTTTTAttgtgggtagacatttacaattgcAGCTACCttcttttcatccatttacatgatttacgGTGCTCAGAGAATGTATATAGCTGGGTTGAACGAAGCAGAGTCAGGTTTGCTAATTTTGATGGTCGCTTCATGTAGTTCGAGATATAAGAGATTGAGGTTTGAGATTCTTCATCACAATTAGCTATGCATTGGAAGATTCTTTTACTGATATTCAGTGTTACAAATTGGCATGTAcaagatatcaatgggagtttaagtagcatgtgacaagtttcttgtgtGCTAATGTCCCTATCCGCAACTATTTCCATGAGTGGCCTTTGGTATGCCAAAAGGATTGTATCATCTAAATTCATTGATTCAACTATATGTTTCAAGATGTCAATATAACTTTCTGACTTTTGTTCAGTTTTTGATGTGTACTTTGAAATATATTGTAGAACTGCTTTCTTGGAGCAAACAAGCTGATAGTCAACATTTTCTCTCCATATGGCGAGCATTGTAGGGTTGTGTACATTTAGGCGGCTATCATTCCTTGCTAGTTTGTATGATGGGGTATTGTTGTGATCTAATATTAGTGAGGATTCAGGTTGTTCAGGCCAAGGAGCTTTGTATCAGCATTGAAGGATTGAGTTCTTTTTCCTCAAATAGGTATACTTTGAACACTTTGTATGCCATTGAACAGCATTGAGTAACTCAGTGTAATCAGTACAAGGATCCGATTTGGATATGGTCTCTGTATCTACAAGGCATGGATCTGAAATTATAGGCATATATTGCCTGTTCAAGCGAGCCTCTTCACAACGTGGATTCCATGCTATGATGCACTGGTCAAAGAACCATTTTACTGACTGGAAATTTGCATGATCTAACCAGTTAAGGTTATCAACATTTGGTGCTTGTGGCAACCAAAGAAAGCCATGTATATGTGCAGAGCctcggtgttgccattcatatctgtacTAGTTGTCAATACTTTTTAGTTCTTTCACAATGACTTCATCacgaaagatttgaaatcttaagtgtAAGTATAAAGCTGTaatgtgaggattattgattaaattttcaataaattatCTTCTGTTGTTAGGTGTAGTAGCTGACTTTAACTTTGGTAATAACTTATGCAAGTCTAGCCATTTTGTGTCAGCTGAGCTTAAGGTGAAGAACATCGTAGGAGCACCTAACTGTTCTATCATTGATGTAAGGTCACGTCGGCACTTGCTCCAAAAAGCCCATGTACCACGCAATGACGTTGCATATTGCATGATATGGTTTTGTAATTCACTTGACGGCATGTTTTGTAAGTATTCCTTTAGGCCATATAGATTGTGGGGAAGATTATCTTGCAGATTAGTCTTTATGAAGACAGAAGCTGATTGTTGGGATCGATGTCTCATCAtgagattgtagatataatatcttAAGCAAACATGTTtcccaaatctttgatcataatattTGATCAAGTGTAAAGCATATTCATCTAAATGCACttggttttctctttgttgaaGTGGTAAAGCTATTCCACTAGGGAAAAGTGttgggaatgccatggaaaggAAGCCCTCagtattgtactcattgataggtCATGCACTAATTTTTGGCCAAGGAATAACGTTGTCGATGGTTTTATCTAGATGGAGGATGTTTTTTATTGCATCAAGTTCTGGTATTGATGATGGTAGTTGTGGGACAAATGAGGAACTATTCTCCCTGATTTGTTCTTCGATGTCAATAGCTGGTTCAGTAGAGgcatcttcaacaacatcttcttgcGGGGAATGTACTGAATGCAGTAGCTCTGTAATGTCAGTGGTTTGCTCTGGCAATAGAGGCACTGCAtctagatcaatgactacatccttgtagtattgatcatgtttgattttgtaagccaatgcattcatGACGTGAAATCTATTCATGTAACAGTCATAAGTTAAACCTTGGGAATTTGTTCTACGGACAATTAGAATTTCTAATTGGTTAATATGTCGAGGCAATGTTATTGCAATATCagaaatatcttgtgggaagtttattgtatggccagaatatttgtattggcctccccttgcatgtgttacttgtaaaacaggtgcaattcttgatatgagcatttcttctacctgagagagagactttaaaatagaaggttgctcaCTTGGGTCCATATTGTTCAATAATGAGAAGGGGTGGAGGCCTTTTTCACCATAACATCTCATGCACACAACTACATGATTGATATTTTTAATAGTCATGCCCACATATTTTCTTTGCAAACAAAACATGGCTGtgtgacctccaacatatcaatcttttttgcGGAAATTAGACAATGTATTTTGAAATGAAGCAGCCTTCATACCAAGTTCAGGAGCAGTAGAAAATGTTTGAAAGAGATTAATTTGCTCAAGATCAGTGTCTGTTGTTTCTAATAACTATCCTGGGTTATTAGAAGGTCTATGAAGTGCATGATGCTTCAGTTGTCATTTCTTGGAGATATCAGCTCTGCTCTTTGCATAATAAGTTCTATTGGTCTCGCTTCTCCTTTATTTGATAGCATCAATTTCTTGAGGGCAAGGCTAgatagatatctaatattttaAAGAGAGCAGAGCTATGTCAGAATTTTCATAATTGAGGGTAGTTAACTTTGAAGCATGTATGAAGAATGTATAAGAATTGAAAATTGCTTTATGTATGCTTATGTGATTTCAGAGAATTTGTTCTGTATGTAAACTGCTTTTGTTGTGATTATTTGTATGTGTAATTATCTGTTCTGTTGTTTTGTTGCTCTTGTTGGCTCAACTTATATTTACAACTTTACTTGAAATATATGGGTTGTCGAAAGCCATAAATTGACTGTCAAGTGCTGAACTGCGTAAATATGTTGCTACTAGCAAGTTGGTTTTACAAAAGGTAGCATTGTCATATAGCTATGTATAGATATAGTATTTTTTTATGTTTCACGATTTTAAAAGCATGATTGTAATATAGGTATGCAAAACTATAGTAAATTTTGatacatatagatgtatgtatacatatgcacatgtacatatacatatagttcAAAAATTCAaggttttgtatatgaacatatgcacatatataagtacatgtatatatcaaaaataCTATAACTATGAATACTTATATATAGTTATGTATTGTATTGTTAAACAAATAGGTATAAGACCAGAAAAAGAGCAAGATACGTGCATATATGTCTAGTTTATGTGCAACCAACATACTATCAACACATTTAAAATTAAAGACTATCACTGAAAATAACTAATGTCAAGAGGAAAACCTTTCAAACAGATAATTGGTAGATGTAAGAAATGTCCATATAGATTTTAAAAGCATGattgtaatataggtatgcacaACTATAGTAAATTctgatacatacagatgtatgtatacatatacacataatttaaaaattcaaggttttgtatatgaacatatgcacatatataagtaCATGTATATATCCAAAATACTATAACTATGAATACTTATATATAGTTATGTATTGTATTGTTAAACAGATAGGTATAAGACCAGAAAAAGAACAATATACGTGCATATATGTCTAGATTATTAACAAACAACATACTGTCAACACATATAAAAGTAAAGACTATGACTGAAAATAACTAATGTCAAGAGGAAAAGCTTTCAAACAGATAATTGGTAGATGTAAGAAATGTccatatagatatttatagaagCACCCTTGTCCGTGTAAAACATGCTTGTTTGTATATGTAAAAGTACTAAACATGAAAATTAAGTAATAGTATAATTGTATTGTAAACTGGAAAGTTTAATAATTAGAAAAGATGCGTTATAATTTTAACTCTTTGTACTTAGGCAGCCAATTTTTGCAAGTAATGCATGGCACTCAGCCTTGAATTCAACAGGAGCAACTTTATTGACTTTGACTTTCATCTTCGTTTCTGAATTATATGTCTCAGTAGAAACCAGCAGTGTGAATGAATAGTAACATGACAGTGCTCTCTTGATCACTGAGGAAGGTGTTTCTGTTGTTGTTCCATCGTTTTGGAGTGCATAGAGTTGTTTTgcagttttgtgtagcaagtgaatgCCACCCTCGTCAAATGCAGTGGCCCATAGAGTACCTATGGCATCTTGCAACTTTAGAGGCAAGAGGTAACTATAATTGCAGTCTTGCATAGTCATTTGACATCTAGAGAAAAACCAAGAGTCATTAGCGTGATGTGTACACTTTTTCTTGCAAGGCCTTTCATTCACTATTAGTGGGCAAGCTGCATAATAGAATTTTTTGTCATTGACATTCACAAAGCGCAGAACAGCTAGCAATGTTGTCTGAATTGTTTCTGGTCTAATGCTCATCCCCTTACGGATTGAAGATATTGTCATTCTAGTATATCTGCCATCTATGTGGATAGTTTGTGCAACAAAAGGTACAGCAAGCAAAGGGTCCTTTCCTCTTAATGTGAGAAGCTCTGCTTCTGGAAAATTtgggttgatatgtaatgttgtTGCAGCTATTATGTTTATAAGCTTCCCATTGAAATAGCCAACACAAGCATTATGTAAAGCAAGGATAAGCGTACTATCCTTGGTCAGCATATTTTTCAATTCCAGGCCCTTTTATTCTGCCATTGGACCCCAtaagttgatgtcaattgttgaacCAAAGAGATCATTAATTTTCACCACACCTTTTTGTATTTGACTGCCATCTTTCCTGTGTATAGGAACGATATCTCTATAGAACAAGACCAATTATGTCAACCAGCATGTTATTTGTTAGATGAAACAATTCACTAATGGGTGTGAAaggaggagtttgttgatctggttGTTCTTCATTGGTGCAGtgttttagtatggatgtatcagACAACGTGATTTCTAGAtggttgtttagtttgttgtaccttGCGTTTGCCTCCTTAACAGATCcttttgaaataatataatgtgaACCTATGTCCACACTGTTAGAGTGTAACTTAGCTATCTCATCAAAACATGTAATTCTAATTTCAGAACCATCACAATCGACAATGTCAAAGCTAAAGACATGGCCATTTTTGGTCGCTGTGCTATATGCCTTAATAGGCTGTTTATGAGTGACTCTCCCTTTGATAGTCCATTTATTTTGGAAtggattcaaagttttgatagGGCTTATATTTGGAGAAGTTGTTGTTTGTGGGGATGGCAATTCAGTTGCAAACTGAAGAGAGCGTTTAGATATTGATGGTCtgtcatcagacataatttctggttgttgttctttgaataGATATTCTAGTTTACCAAAGAACGGGCAATCAATTTGTTTGACTTCCAGACTAAGTATTACAATAGTCCTATGGAAACAAAATACTTCTTCTTAAATTATTGCTCATTATACATAAACGAAATTTAAAAAAGATGAAACGTATTGTATTTAATAATCATAGTtgatttcctaccttgtgttccatatgtatcGGCATGTATAGCTCGATAACTGGACTATTGTCCCTATTTTTAGAATGTCTGAAAGTATGAGAGTAGCATATTTAGAAGGCAAGATTGCCAactgcatgtatgtgccatcaAATAAGACTAGTTTATGTCTGTCAGTATCATCTTTGTTGTTCTGCATTTTCTGAAATGACAAGACTTGCAGCAATGCTGAAGGAAGGTCATCCccagcattgatagattgaattgcaaaaggGGTAGGGATATACACTTGGTTTATTGTCTAAAAAAAATAATATGAGTATAGAGGATTTAATTTTAATGGCAACCAGCTCATATATTTCCTTACTTGTTAATGTAAAGCATGTCTTAGTAAACGATGTAATCAAGCTATGTTATGTATACAgtatgtatatagttttgtaatATGCCATCCAAAAAGTACGCATGCGATAATGAAAAGGATGGAATGGAAAAGACCAATGAACTGTTCAAAAGAAGAGCATAAAAGCTTTCTATATTGAAAATTTTTCATAATATAGCTTACCAAATTATCAATAGTGGAGTGCTCTATGGGTTCAGAGGTAGCTGCTAAAGATGTcattgtgcatatataccttttgagaattaaaagtaaattataagCATGATGAATTGTAGTTCTTATATCAGAATGCAATCACAACATGATGCAAGCTCAtcaaaggtatatatgcacaagcaGTGTAAAATTAAGTGACCATAGACTAACGTTGTtacagtttttttattttttccatatGGTAAGGAattgatcataatgtgattgaaACATGCATTGAAAGCGATAATTGGTCATATGCTCATAAGCTTGGAAAACATTGAATATGATATAATGATTTATATATTTGAGAGTATATTAACAAAATATGACTTTATCTAATCAAAGATCTTTGAAAATACGGGATGCCTCTGTCTGTTTCGAATGTTAACCAAAAAAAGAATGTAACGTTCCAAAGATTGAATAATCAGAACAACATAGCATCAACCCAAGCAACCCATCCAAGCTTGTTATCACTCCATTTAAATACTTtgtctcccaatgtgaaaataaccaTTGGATCAACTAACTGTTCAGTAGTTGGTATTGGGAAAGGTGCTACTTCAATATGATCTATGGTTGTTACAGCACTAGAAGATGTAGAGGATTTATGTTCGTAGTGGGCAATTATCTTTCTGAGGTTACTCTTTAGCTTGTTGCTTTCTTACAACATGCTTTCAATTACAGTGTTGATGTCCTTTGTTGCTTTCAAACTTGTATCCATTGTTGAAATTTCATAGTGTTAGTGTCGATGTTTTTTGTTTTAATGACAAAGTGGAAATGCATCACTACAAAAAGTGAATATACAAGAATAATAGAGAAAATATTTAAGTAGATCACATTTTTTTTTGTCAACCATAATGAATTTACTATTAACTAACTCTAAAAACTTGTAATAATAACGGCAACACATTAAGTTGTGTAAGTTGTcatctatatgtatacatgcatatatatttaAGTATGAACATGAATGCTTTCAGTGTGCAACGTAAGTATGCAATTTTACAATTATAAGAAAACCATAATTATAAATATCAGTTACAATATATTAATTTTCTAAATATCGAACATTTGTCAGTGGTTACTTAACTTGGAGattaaaagccttcatgtgcacaaagtcagTTATCTGATTTGTGTTACCCTgaccaaatatttcatgattcaaCATTGTCTTGTGGTCATCTCCATACGTGGGCTCTGTTGGCAAAGAAATGCTATCTTTAATGATTTCATGTAAAGGCTGTGCATGAAAGTTGGCATTCTCTATGGCTAGTTGCAACCTTAAAATGTAATTTGTGACAATCTTATTCTCTGTTTCGCAAGTCATACTGTCTTTAATGATGTCTTTAATGATTTTATCCTCGAGGTTGTGCACGAATGTTGACGTTCTTTATGGGTGTTTGCAACCTTAAAATGGAATTTGTTTTTTTATTGTTGCCAATATTTCACTCTACAATTTTCGCTCTTGAAATGTttgcatagattgttgggtttggTTCTCGTTGTGACTATTTTATTGGCCTTCCTTGTGAGCTTGACACCGTTAATGGTTTAAAGTTGCAAGGTaaggttctattttttttaaatacgtttttattttgtattgcattttcatttatagactatttttttttcttgttccatgtgcttgcagggttgctgctttgtttatgttatttaactatttgtggacatgaCTACTTTCAGACTACAACATAGAGTacactatgtacatatacatatgcacatgtctatatgtatatatatgcatatatatatgcagacatgtgtgtattgatatacatgtatagatgcctacacatgcatgtatgtatatatgtacatatgtgtatgcacatatatatacaatttttttatgtttttttacaaACTTTACAATGGAACCACAAAAACAGAGAAtgaataaaaccatatatatagatgtatatatatacgtacacgtgcttatgcatacatatatatatatatatacatatatatatatatatatatatatatatatatatatattgatactcTAACAATTTCTTAATCTCTGCACACATAAAGAACGTCGACAATCATGCACAGCCTTGGGAACAAAATCATTAAAGGCAGCGTTGTTTGAGAAATAGAGCACATGCATGGAGATGACCATAGGAAAACATTCTTGACAAGAGCAAATGAAATTAGATTTTAGGGATCTAACTAGCAACCTGTTTCATTTGGCTCCTATGGTTTGTTTGTGAGCTTGACgccatgaatggtttgaatttgaaaGGTAAGCTTGGGTTTAATTTAAACTCTTATTTGTTTTGTAGTGCAATTTTTGTATGGTTTGCTTATTTTCCCCTTTCCTCTGCTTTCAAGGTTGTTTTATTGTAAGTATTTTGCTCTGTAATTTTtcatttagtcttaggttttgtTTTAGCTGTGAGTATTTATTGCTCTGTGCACATGAAGGGTTTTAATCCGTAAGATAAATTGATAAAATGGTATATATATGTAGATCATGTGTTTTACACTGTAAAAATTCTCAGACTACAACATACAGTActctatgtacatatacatacgcacatgtctatatgtacatacatgcatatatatatatatatatatatatatatatatatatatatatatatatatatatatatatatatatatatatatatatatatatatatatatatatatatatatgcgtacatgtgtgtattgatatacacacatagatgcctacacatacatgtatgtatatatatgtacatatgtgtatggaCATATACATATAACAGTACTTAAAtgtgttctatatatatatatatatatatagtttgtgttGCATTCACACTACAATGTAGTCTTGCatcaagaaatatatatatatatgcacacacacacacacacacacacacatatatacatatattggtaCTCTAACAATTTCTTAATATTTGCACACATAAAGAACGTTGACAATCATGCACAGACTTGGGTACAAAATCATTATAGACAGCATTGTTTGAGAAACAGACCACATGCATGGAGATGGGCATAGGCAAACATTCTTGACAACAACGAAAGAAATTACATTTGATGGATCCAACCAGCAAACGGGAAAAAATATAACGTAAGGTAGAATTTCATTAGTAACAGAATGGTCAAAATCTAAATACCTGAGAAAGTGACTAGAGACAATGCAGACTTAAAGTAATCATGTTCACAAAGATTGTATCAAATAGTGCATTACAAAGCATATGCAAAAATAAGGATTGTATCAAATAGTGCATTACAAATGTTGAAAAAtttaataacaaaataaataattaCCTAGCAATGTAAAACCAttaatgccaacaacctcataaacaAGCCCAATAAAAGAGTCTGCATTGGTGTAGATAACCAGGCAcgaaaagattaaaacaaagtaaTAAACTCAAATGACTAAATAACTGCAAATAGAAAAAAGCAaactaaaacccttttaacctacaacaAAAGACACAAAGTAGCAACCTTGGAAGTACACTAAACCAAGAAATAACCAGAGTATAGAAAAATGgactacaaaacaaaaaagaatctaaccaaaagaagaaattaccttgcaaattcaaaacaTGCACCGAGAGTGACAACAAAATCTAAGTCAACAAGTATATCCAAAGCAATGTGAAAGTGCCTAGGAAACTGAAAGTAATCAAggccacaaacagttaaataacatagaTGAAGTAATCCCTGCAAGTAGAGCCAAGGAAGAAATAAGCGAAGTATAATAAAAAAGCATTACAAAACCaattagattttagggttccaAGGGCGCATAAAGAATCTAAATAAAACCAATTAGATTTTAGGTTTCCAAGCGCgcataaaaaatctaaataaaataaattgtattcctatcaagatgcaaaagaaatcaactggatcatcattacATATAACGtggatgagcctacttataaaggcaaggctaagagacaagagatcacacaatgatgacatgtggctcaatgagatgcaagggtaggtaggggtaggtaggagaaacaaaaaattattccacatgaggtggatcacccaccgaaggtggaatgtaatagcaagatcatgccataaaaggtggaaattctcttgcatacacactcccaatgtagcacatctcccaaagtgtctcatatgcaagCTACAAtattatgcatgtacctaagtagacttaagtaaagtataattatatccaagatgaataattacaccaacactaccCCTTAAGTGCATCTtatgggaatgcacttaagtctacaaggaaactaagcaatgcaagatgggtctcggctacatgGTCATGTTACGTACCCATATATAAATGCAAATGCAtgtaaaccaatgcaatctctcataaagaagagaaagagggaaaaacccaatgggaaaaaaccctcccccaaaagagagatgaaaactatacaagagaactctcatagaagtatgtgaaggaccaagccccatgtgaggaaaaattcccccccatatgagagaagaagagaagctaggtagccccccctaaatctagaatctgcaccaatggtagaagctcgaaaatgaatgaagaaactgctccatgaatgtcgaaca is a genomic window containing:
- the LOC131868975 gene encoding replication protein A 70 kDa DNA-binding subunit A-like, which codes for MLTKDSTLILALHNACVGYFNGKLINIIAATTLHINPNFPEAELLTLRGKDPLLAVPFVAQTIHIDGRYTRMTISSIRKGMSIRPETIQTTLLAVLRFVNVNDKKFYYAACPLIVNERPCKKKCTHHANDSWFFSRCQMTMQDCNYSYLLPLKLQDAIGTLWATAFDEGGIHLLHKTAKQLYALQNDGTTTETPSSVIKRALSCYYSFTLLVSTETYNSETKMKVKVNKVAPVEFKAECHALLAKIGCLSTKS